In Apteryx mantelli isolate bAptMan1 chromosome 16, bAptMan1.hap1, whole genome shotgun sequence, a single genomic region encodes these proteins:
- the SUN1 gene encoding SUN domain-containing protein 1 isoform X1 gives MDFSRLHTYTPPQCVPENTGYTYALSSSYSSAALDFETEHKLDPVFDSPRMSRRSLRLAAAGFNKSDDARNDILHDGSYTGNMSFREQSSKMVKQRKSMNKQSGSVRHTPRKTLSSSSIFSQSSFNSHASDTSMVSTVLDESLIREQTEVDHFWGLDDDSDPKGSDTTLMQGNGDVATAEMQTAAINGYTCNDCSMLSERKEVLTAYSASHVPSSRIYSRDRSQKHTSRGTYFYMNKILRLVKHAAASFASLLVHLFQMVLLKLGYEFKAHSDYCGSMNVKEFFRDNSRFGVNEESICDDCKGKKHLETYTTDHMQSSWAKRVARTIWHTFSYAGYFMVHVLRTVGATGWLVSQKVLSLLWLPIFSSGRAASGMFQWLRTGWYQLVTLMSLLSAFLLRRCLPNIFKLLLFLIPLLFLLGMWSWGFDCFILLLPSLNWTKIHTVQRIDDSLHILKPQPDSSHSVQPPKGTINIFDSGRITELEKQMAFVSDRCHHHDEEYSKVMLLVQNLQDQVAQMSDRSEILTLIKNVMSQHLKDMKEEEKTDFLALHQEHEVRIRTLGDLLGKLSAKSEDIQKELDIAKAKTMRDGDEHNHLLSKVKKLELELSQMKSELLNWQSVKASCDKIDVIHEKVDAQVKESIKLMFFGDRQEDFPESLLQWLASNFVSKSDLQTLLRDLELQILKNITLHMSSTNQKLTSEVVTNAVNNVGVSGITEAQARIIVNNALKLYSQDKTGMVDFALESGGGSILSTRCSETYETKTALISLFGIPLWYFSQSPRVVIQPDMYPGNCWAFKGSQGYLVVRLSMKIYPTAFTVEHIPKTLSPTGNITSAPKNFSVYGLDDEYQEEGVLLGHYFYDQGGEPLQMFPVKEKNENLFQIVELRIVSNWGHAEYTCLYRFRVHGKPAE, from the exons ttcaaGTTATTCTTCAGCTGCTTTGGATTTTGAGACTGAACACAAATTGGATCCGGTATTTGATTCACCAAGAATGTCACGGCGTAGTTTACGGTTAGCTGCTGCAGGATTTAATAAATCAGATGATGCCCGAAATGATATCCTTCATGATGGCTCTTACACCGGAAACATGTCTTTCAGAGAACAGTCTTCTAA AATGGTGAAGCAACGCAAAAGTATGAATAAACAATCTGGCAGCGTGAGACATACGCCAAGGAAAACTCTATCCAGTTCTTCTATTTTTAGCCAAAGCAGTTTCAATAGCCATGCCAGTGATACATCAATGGTATCCACTGTATTGGACGAATCTTTGATTCGAGAGCAAACTGAAGTTGATCATTTCTGGG gtctTGATGATGACAGTGACCCTAAAG GTAGTGATACTACACTGATGCAGGGGAATGGTGATGTAGCAACAGCAGAAATGCAGACTGCAGCGATCAATGGCTATACTTGCAATGATTGCAGCATGCTTTCTGAACGGAAGGAGGTTCTTACAGCATACTCTGCTTCTCACGTGCCATCTTCCAGAATTTACTCCAGGGACAGGAGTCAGAAACATACATCTA gagGCACCTATTTCTACATGAATAAGATTCTGCGATTGGTCAAACATGCTGCAGCATCTTTTGCATCACTCTTAGTGCATCTGTTTCAAATGGTTCTGCTGAAGCTGGGTTATGAATTTAAAG CTCACTCAGATTACTGTGGAAGCATGAATGTAAAGGAGTTTTTTAGAGACAATAGCCGTTTTGGTGTAAATGAGGAATCAATAT GTGATGACTGTAAGGGGAAGAAACATCTTGAAACATACACCACAGACCACATGCAATCCTCATGGGCTAAAAGGGTAGCAAGGACCATTTGGCACACCTTTTCTTATGCAG GTTACTTTATGGTTCACGTGTTGCGAACAGTGGGAGCGACTGGATGGCTTGTGTCTCAGAAGGTGTTGTCTCTACTTTGGCTGCCCATTTTTTCCTCAG GGAGGGCAGCTTCTGGCATGTTCCAGTGGCTTAGAACTGGATGGTATCAACTTGTTACTCTGATGTCTTTGCTCAGTGCGTTTCTTCTTAGAAG ATGCCTTCCAAATATTTTCAAGCTATTACTGTTTCTCATCCCGCTGCTGTTTTTACTAG GTATGTGGTCCTGGGGGTTTGATTGCTTCATTTTATTACTACCCTCCTTGAACTGGACAAAAATTCACACAGTACAGAGAATAGATGACTCTCTTCATATTCTCAAACCACAGCCTGATTCTTCTCATTCTGTGCAGCCTCCAAAG GGTACCATAAATATCTTTGATTCTGGTCGTATAACTGAGCTGGAAAAGCAAATGGCCTTCGTGTCTGACAGATGCCATCACCATGATGAAGAATATAGCAAAGTGATGCTTCTAGTCCAGAACCTTCAAGATCAAGTTGCCCAGATGAGTGACAGAAGTGAAATATTGACACTAATAAAAAATGTAATGAGTCAGCATCTCAAAGAcatgaaagaggaggaaaag ACTGACTTCCTGGCTTTACATCAAGAACATGAGGTGCGCATCAGGACACTCGGAGACCTTCTTGGAAAACTCTCTGCTAAATCTGAG GACATCCAGAAGGAGCTTGATATAGCCAAAGCAAAAACGATGCG AGATGGTGATGAACATAATCACCTTTTATCCAAAGTTAAAAAGCTAGAACTAGAGTTGTCTCAGATGAAATCAGAGCTGTTAAATTGGCAAAGTGTGAAGGCAAGCTGCGACAAAATAGATGTCATTCATGAAAAA GTAGATGCCCAGGTCAAAGAATCCATCAAGCTAATGTTTTTTGGTGATCGACAAGAAGACTTTCCTGAATCACTTCTCCAATGGCTTGCATCCAATTTTGTGAGCAAAAGTGATTTGCAGACTTTGCTGCGAGATCTAGAGTTGCAGATCCTCAAGAATATTACTCTCCATATGTCTTCTACAAACCAAAAACTAACGTCTGAAGTAGTAACAAATGCTGTGAATAATGTAGGGGTTTCTGGAATCACGGAAGCG CAAGCTCGGATTATTGTAAACAATGCATTGAAGCTCTATTCTCAAGACAAGACTGGCATGGTGGATTTTGCCTTAGAATCTGGAG gtggcaGCATTCTGAGTACTCGCTGCTCTGAAACCTATGAGACTAAAACTGCATTAATTAGCCTCTTTGGAATTCCTCTGTGGTACTTCTCCCAGTCTCCCAGAGTGGTGATTCAG CCGGACATGTATCCAGGAAACTGCTGGGCTTTCAAAGGATCACAGGGGTATCTTGTAGTTAGACTTTCAATGAAGATCTACCCAACTGCCTTTACTGTGGAACATATACCAAAAACACTTTCGCCAACAGGAAATATCACCAGTGCTCCTAAGAACTTTTCAGTATAT GGTCTAGATGATGAATATCAAGAAGAAGGTGTACTTCTTGGACATTACTTTTATGATCAAGGAGGAGAGCCACTGCAGATGTTTCCAGTAAAG gagaaaaatgaaaacttatTCCAAATAGTGGAACTGAGAATTGTTTCTAATTGGGGACATGCAGAATATACATGTCTTTATCGGTTCAGAGTGCATGGGAAACCAGCCGAATAA
- the SUN1 gene encoding SUN domain-containing protein 1 isoform X2 gives MDFSRLHTYTPPQCVPENTGYTYALSSSYSSAALDFETEHKLDPVFDSPRMSRRSLRLAAAGFNKSDDARNDILHDGSYTGNMSFREQSSKMVKQRKSMNKQSGSVRHTPRKTLSSSSIFSQSSFNSHASDTSMVSTVLDESLIREQTEVDHFWGLDDDSDPKGSDTTLMQGNGDVATAEMQTAAINGYTCNDCSMLSERKEVLTAYSASHVPSSRIYSRDRSQKHTSRGTYFYMNKILRLVKHAAASFASLLVHLFQMVLLKLGYEFKAHSDYCGSMNVKEFFRDNSRFGVNEESICYFMVHVLRTVGATGWLVSQKVLSLLWLPIFSSGRAASGMFQWLRTGWYQLVTLMSLLSAFLLRRCLPNIFKLLLFLIPLLFLLGMWSWGFDCFILLLPSLNWTKIHTVQRIDDSLHILKPQPDSSHSVQPPKGTINIFDSGRITELEKQMAFVSDRCHHHDEEYSKVMLLVQNLQDQVAQMSDRSEILTLIKNVMSQHLKDMKEEEKTDFLALHQEHEVRIRTLGDLLGKLSAKSEDIQKELDIAKAKTMRDGDEHNHLLSKVKKLELELSQMKSELLNWQSVKASCDKIDVIHEKVDAQVKESIKLMFFGDRQEDFPESLLQWLASNFVSKSDLQTLLRDLELQILKNITLHMSSTNQKLTSEVVTNAVNNVGVSGITEAQARIIVNNALKLYSQDKTGMVDFALESGGGSILSTRCSETYETKTALISLFGIPLWYFSQSPRVVIQPDMYPGNCWAFKGSQGYLVVRLSMKIYPTAFTVEHIPKTLSPTGNITSAPKNFSVYGLDDEYQEEGVLLGHYFYDQGGEPLQMFPVKEKNENLFQIVELRIVSNWGHAEYTCLYRFRVHGKPAE, from the exons ttcaaGTTATTCTTCAGCTGCTTTGGATTTTGAGACTGAACACAAATTGGATCCGGTATTTGATTCACCAAGAATGTCACGGCGTAGTTTACGGTTAGCTGCTGCAGGATTTAATAAATCAGATGATGCCCGAAATGATATCCTTCATGATGGCTCTTACACCGGAAACATGTCTTTCAGAGAACAGTCTTCTAA AATGGTGAAGCAACGCAAAAGTATGAATAAACAATCTGGCAGCGTGAGACATACGCCAAGGAAAACTCTATCCAGTTCTTCTATTTTTAGCCAAAGCAGTTTCAATAGCCATGCCAGTGATACATCAATGGTATCCACTGTATTGGACGAATCTTTGATTCGAGAGCAAACTGAAGTTGATCATTTCTGGG gtctTGATGATGACAGTGACCCTAAAG GTAGTGATACTACACTGATGCAGGGGAATGGTGATGTAGCAACAGCAGAAATGCAGACTGCAGCGATCAATGGCTATACTTGCAATGATTGCAGCATGCTTTCTGAACGGAAGGAGGTTCTTACAGCATACTCTGCTTCTCACGTGCCATCTTCCAGAATTTACTCCAGGGACAGGAGTCAGAAACATACATCTA gagGCACCTATTTCTACATGAATAAGATTCTGCGATTGGTCAAACATGCTGCAGCATCTTTTGCATCACTCTTAGTGCATCTGTTTCAAATGGTTCTGCTGAAGCTGGGTTATGAATTTAAAG CTCACTCAGATTACTGTGGAAGCATGAATGTAAAGGAGTTTTTTAGAGACAATAGCCGTTTTGGTGTAAATGAGGAATCAATAT GTTACTTTATGGTTCACGTGTTGCGAACAGTGGGAGCGACTGGATGGCTTGTGTCTCAGAAGGTGTTGTCTCTACTTTGGCTGCCCATTTTTTCCTCAG GGAGGGCAGCTTCTGGCATGTTCCAGTGGCTTAGAACTGGATGGTATCAACTTGTTACTCTGATGTCTTTGCTCAGTGCGTTTCTTCTTAGAAG ATGCCTTCCAAATATTTTCAAGCTATTACTGTTTCTCATCCCGCTGCTGTTTTTACTAG GTATGTGGTCCTGGGGGTTTGATTGCTTCATTTTATTACTACCCTCCTTGAACTGGACAAAAATTCACACAGTACAGAGAATAGATGACTCTCTTCATATTCTCAAACCACAGCCTGATTCTTCTCATTCTGTGCAGCCTCCAAAG GGTACCATAAATATCTTTGATTCTGGTCGTATAACTGAGCTGGAAAAGCAAATGGCCTTCGTGTCTGACAGATGCCATCACCATGATGAAGAATATAGCAAAGTGATGCTTCTAGTCCAGAACCTTCAAGATCAAGTTGCCCAGATGAGTGACAGAAGTGAAATATTGACACTAATAAAAAATGTAATGAGTCAGCATCTCAAAGAcatgaaagaggaggaaaag ACTGACTTCCTGGCTTTACATCAAGAACATGAGGTGCGCATCAGGACACTCGGAGACCTTCTTGGAAAACTCTCTGCTAAATCTGAG GACATCCAGAAGGAGCTTGATATAGCCAAAGCAAAAACGATGCG AGATGGTGATGAACATAATCACCTTTTATCCAAAGTTAAAAAGCTAGAACTAGAGTTGTCTCAGATGAAATCAGAGCTGTTAAATTGGCAAAGTGTGAAGGCAAGCTGCGACAAAATAGATGTCATTCATGAAAAA GTAGATGCCCAGGTCAAAGAATCCATCAAGCTAATGTTTTTTGGTGATCGACAAGAAGACTTTCCTGAATCACTTCTCCAATGGCTTGCATCCAATTTTGTGAGCAAAAGTGATTTGCAGACTTTGCTGCGAGATCTAGAGTTGCAGATCCTCAAGAATATTACTCTCCATATGTCTTCTACAAACCAAAAACTAACGTCTGAAGTAGTAACAAATGCTGTGAATAATGTAGGGGTTTCTGGAATCACGGAAGCG CAAGCTCGGATTATTGTAAACAATGCATTGAAGCTCTATTCTCAAGACAAGACTGGCATGGTGGATTTTGCCTTAGAATCTGGAG gtggcaGCATTCTGAGTACTCGCTGCTCTGAAACCTATGAGACTAAAACTGCATTAATTAGCCTCTTTGGAATTCCTCTGTGGTACTTCTCCCAGTCTCCCAGAGTGGTGATTCAG CCGGACATGTATCCAGGAAACTGCTGGGCTTTCAAAGGATCACAGGGGTATCTTGTAGTTAGACTTTCAATGAAGATCTACCCAACTGCCTTTACTGTGGAACATATACCAAAAACACTTTCGCCAACAGGAAATATCACCAGTGCTCCTAAGAACTTTTCAGTATAT GGTCTAGATGATGAATATCAAGAAGAAGGTGTACTTCTTGGACATTACTTTTATGATCAAGGAGGAGAGCCACTGCAGATGTTTCCAGTAAAG gagaaaaatgaaaacttatTCCAAATAGTGGAACTGAGAATTGTTTCTAATTGGGGACATGCAGAATATACATGTCTTTATCGGTTCAGAGTGCATGGGAAACCAGCCGAATAA
- the SUN1 gene encoding SUN domain-containing protein 1 isoform X3, producing the protein MDFSRLHTYTPPQCVPENTGYTYALSSSYSSAALDFETEHKLDPVFDSPRMSRRSLRLAAAGFNKSDDARNDILHDGSYTGNMSFREQSSKMVKQRKSMNKQSGSVRHTPRKTLSSSSIFSQSSFNSHASDTSMVSTVLDESLIREQTEVDHFWGLDDDSDPKGSDTTLMQGNGDVATAEMQTAAINGYTCNDCSMLSERKEVLTAYSASHVPSSRIYSRDRSQKHTSTHSDYCGSMNVKEFFRDNSRFGVNEESICDDCKGKKHLETYTTDHMQSSWAKRVARTIWHTFSYAGYFMVHVLRTVGATGWLVSQKVLSLLWLPIFSSGRAASGMFQWLRTGWYQLVTLMSLLSAFLLRRCLPNIFKLLLFLIPLLFLLGMWSWGFDCFILLLPSLNWTKIHTVQRIDDSLHILKPQPDSSHSVQPPKGTINIFDSGRITELEKQMAFVSDRCHHHDEEYSKVMLLVQNLQDQVAQMSDRSEILTLIKNVMSQHLKDMKEEEKTDFLALHQEHEVRIRTLGDLLGKLSAKSEDIQKELDIAKAKTMRDGDEHNHLLSKVKKLELELSQMKSELLNWQSVKASCDKIDVIHEKVDAQVKESIKLMFFGDRQEDFPESLLQWLASNFVSKSDLQTLLRDLELQILKNITLHMSSTNQKLTSEVVTNAVNNVGVSGITEAQARIIVNNALKLYSQDKTGMVDFALESGGGSILSTRCSETYETKTALISLFGIPLWYFSQSPRVVIQPDMYPGNCWAFKGSQGYLVVRLSMKIYPTAFTVEHIPKTLSPTGNITSAPKNFSVYGLDDEYQEEGVLLGHYFYDQGGEPLQMFPVKEKNENLFQIVELRIVSNWGHAEYTCLYRFRVHGKPAE; encoded by the exons ttcaaGTTATTCTTCAGCTGCTTTGGATTTTGAGACTGAACACAAATTGGATCCGGTATTTGATTCACCAAGAATGTCACGGCGTAGTTTACGGTTAGCTGCTGCAGGATTTAATAAATCAGATGATGCCCGAAATGATATCCTTCATGATGGCTCTTACACCGGAAACATGTCTTTCAGAGAACAGTCTTCTAA AATGGTGAAGCAACGCAAAAGTATGAATAAACAATCTGGCAGCGTGAGACATACGCCAAGGAAAACTCTATCCAGTTCTTCTATTTTTAGCCAAAGCAGTTTCAATAGCCATGCCAGTGATACATCAATGGTATCCACTGTATTGGACGAATCTTTGATTCGAGAGCAAACTGAAGTTGATCATTTCTGGG gtctTGATGATGACAGTGACCCTAAAG GTAGTGATACTACACTGATGCAGGGGAATGGTGATGTAGCAACAGCAGAAATGCAGACTGCAGCGATCAATGGCTATACTTGCAATGATTGCAGCATGCTTTCTGAACGGAAGGAGGTTCTTACAGCATACTCTGCTTCTCACGTGCCATCTTCCAGAATTTACTCCAGGGACAGGAGTCAGAAACATACATCTA CTCACTCAGATTACTGTGGAAGCATGAATGTAAAGGAGTTTTTTAGAGACAATAGCCGTTTTGGTGTAAATGAGGAATCAATAT GTGATGACTGTAAGGGGAAGAAACATCTTGAAACATACACCACAGACCACATGCAATCCTCATGGGCTAAAAGGGTAGCAAGGACCATTTGGCACACCTTTTCTTATGCAG GTTACTTTATGGTTCACGTGTTGCGAACAGTGGGAGCGACTGGATGGCTTGTGTCTCAGAAGGTGTTGTCTCTACTTTGGCTGCCCATTTTTTCCTCAG GGAGGGCAGCTTCTGGCATGTTCCAGTGGCTTAGAACTGGATGGTATCAACTTGTTACTCTGATGTCTTTGCTCAGTGCGTTTCTTCTTAGAAG ATGCCTTCCAAATATTTTCAAGCTATTACTGTTTCTCATCCCGCTGCTGTTTTTACTAG GTATGTGGTCCTGGGGGTTTGATTGCTTCATTTTATTACTACCCTCCTTGAACTGGACAAAAATTCACACAGTACAGAGAATAGATGACTCTCTTCATATTCTCAAACCACAGCCTGATTCTTCTCATTCTGTGCAGCCTCCAAAG GGTACCATAAATATCTTTGATTCTGGTCGTATAACTGAGCTGGAAAAGCAAATGGCCTTCGTGTCTGACAGATGCCATCACCATGATGAAGAATATAGCAAAGTGATGCTTCTAGTCCAGAACCTTCAAGATCAAGTTGCCCAGATGAGTGACAGAAGTGAAATATTGACACTAATAAAAAATGTAATGAGTCAGCATCTCAAAGAcatgaaagaggaggaaaag ACTGACTTCCTGGCTTTACATCAAGAACATGAGGTGCGCATCAGGACACTCGGAGACCTTCTTGGAAAACTCTCTGCTAAATCTGAG GACATCCAGAAGGAGCTTGATATAGCCAAAGCAAAAACGATGCG AGATGGTGATGAACATAATCACCTTTTATCCAAAGTTAAAAAGCTAGAACTAGAGTTGTCTCAGATGAAATCAGAGCTGTTAAATTGGCAAAGTGTGAAGGCAAGCTGCGACAAAATAGATGTCATTCATGAAAAA GTAGATGCCCAGGTCAAAGAATCCATCAAGCTAATGTTTTTTGGTGATCGACAAGAAGACTTTCCTGAATCACTTCTCCAATGGCTTGCATCCAATTTTGTGAGCAAAAGTGATTTGCAGACTTTGCTGCGAGATCTAGAGTTGCAGATCCTCAAGAATATTACTCTCCATATGTCTTCTACAAACCAAAAACTAACGTCTGAAGTAGTAACAAATGCTGTGAATAATGTAGGGGTTTCTGGAATCACGGAAGCG CAAGCTCGGATTATTGTAAACAATGCATTGAAGCTCTATTCTCAAGACAAGACTGGCATGGTGGATTTTGCCTTAGAATCTGGAG gtggcaGCATTCTGAGTACTCGCTGCTCTGAAACCTATGAGACTAAAACTGCATTAATTAGCCTCTTTGGAATTCCTCTGTGGTACTTCTCCCAGTCTCCCAGAGTGGTGATTCAG CCGGACATGTATCCAGGAAACTGCTGGGCTTTCAAAGGATCACAGGGGTATCTTGTAGTTAGACTTTCAATGAAGATCTACCCAACTGCCTTTACTGTGGAACATATACCAAAAACACTTTCGCCAACAGGAAATATCACCAGTGCTCCTAAGAACTTTTCAGTATAT GGTCTAGATGATGAATATCAAGAAGAAGGTGTACTTCTTGGACATTACTTTTATGATCAAGGAGGAGAGCCACTGCAGATGTTTCCAGTAAAG gagaaaaatgaaaacttatTCCAAATAGTGGAACTGAGAATTGTTTCTAATTGGGGACATGCAGAATATACATGTCTTTATCGGTTCAGAGTGCATGGGAAACCAGCCGAATAA
- the SUN1 gene encoding SUN domain-containing protein 1 isoform X4 has product MSRRSLRLAAAGFNKSDDARNDILHDGSYTGNMSFREQSSKMVKQRKSMNKQSGSVRHTPRKTLSSSSIFSQSSFNSHASDTSMVSTVLDESLIREQTEVDHFWGLDDDSDPKGSDTTLMQGNGDVATAEMQTAAINGYTCNDCSMLSERKEVLTAYSASHVPSSRIYSRDRSQKHTSRGTYFYMNKILRLVKHAAASFASLLVHLFQMVLLKLGYEFKAHSDYCGSMNVKEFFRDNSRFGVNEESICDDCKGKKHLETYTTDHMQSSWAKRVARTIWHTFSYAGYFMVHVLRTVGATGWLVSQKVLSLLWLPIFSSGRAASGMFQWLRTGWYQLVTLMSLLSAFLLRRCLPNIFKLLLFLIPLLFLLGMWSWGFDCFILLLPSLNWTKIHTVQRIDDSLHILKPQPDSSHSVQPPKGTINIFDSGRITELEKQMAFVSDRCHHHDEEYSKVMLLVQNLQDQVAQMSDRSEILTLIKNVMSQHLKDMKEEEKTDFLALHQEHEVRIRTLGDLLGKLSAKSEDIQKELDIAKAKTMRDGDEHNHLLSKVKKLELELSQMKSELLNWQSVKASCDKIDVIHEKVDAQVKESIKLMFFGDRQEDFPESLLQWLASNFVSKSDLQTLLRDLELQILKNITLHMSSTNQKLTSEVVTNAVNNVGVSGITEAQARIIVNNALKLYSQDKTGMVDFALESGGGSILSTRCSETYETKTALISLFGIPLWYFSQSPRVVIQPDMYPGNCWAFKGSQGYLVVRLSMKIYPTAFTVEHIPKTLSPTGNITSAPKNFSVYGLDDEYQEEGVLLGHYFYDQGGEPLQMFPVKEKNENLFQIVELRIVSNWGHAEYTCLYRFRVHGKPAE; this is encoded by the exons ATGTCACGGCGTAGTTTACGGTTAGCTGCTGCAGGATTTAATAAATCAGATGATGCCCGAAATGATATCCTTCATGATGGCTCTTACACCGGAAACATGTCTTTCAGAGAACAGTCTTCTAA AATGGTGAAGCAACGCAAAAGTATGAATAAACAATCTGGCAGCGTGAGACATACGCCAAGGAAAACTCTATCCAGTTCTTCTATTTTTAGCCAAAGCAGTTTCAATAGCCATGCCAGTGATACATCAATGGTATCCACTGTATTGGACGAATCTTTGATTCGAGAGCAAACTGAAGTTGATCATTTCTGGG gtctTGATGATGACAGTGACCCTAAAG GTAGTGATACTACACTGATGCAGGGGAATGGTGATGTAGCAACAGCAGAAATGCAGACTGCAGCGATCAATGGCTATACTTGCAATGATTGCAGCATGCTTTCTGAACGGAAGGAGGTTCTTACAGCATACTCTGCTTCTCACGTGCCATCTTCCAGAATTTACTCCAGGGACAGGAGTCAGAAACATACATCTA gagGCACCTATTTCTACATGAATAAGATTCTGCGATTGGTCAAACATGCTGCAGCATCTTTTGCATCACTCTTAGTGCATCTGTTTCAAATGGTTCTGCTGAAGCTGGGTTATGAATTTAAAG CTCACTCAGATTACTGTGGAAGCATGAATGTAAAGGAGTTTTTTAGAGACAATAGCCGTTTTGGTGTAAATGAGGAATCAATAT GTGATGACTGTAAGGGGAAGAAACATCTTGAAACATACACCACAGACCACATGCAATCCTCATGGGCTAAAAGGGTAGCAAGGACCATTTGGCACACCTTTTCTTATGCAG GTTACTTTATGGTTCACGTGTTGCGAACAGTGGGAGCGACTGGATGGCTTGTGTCTCAGAAGGTGTTGTCTCTACTTTGGCTGCCCATTTTTTCCTCAG GGAGGGCAGCTTCTGGCATGTTCCAGTGGCTTAGAACTGGATGGTATCAACTTGTTACTCTGATGTCTTTGCTCAGTGCGTTTCTTCTTAGAAG ATGCCTTCCAAATATTTTCAAGCTATTACTGTTTCTCATCCCGCTGCTGTTTTTACTAG GTATGTGGTCCTGGGGGTTTGATTGCTTCATTTTATTACTACCCTCCTTGAACTGGACAAAAATTCACACAGTACAGAGAATAGATGACTCTCTTCATATTCTCAAACCACAGCCTGATTCTTCTCATTCTGTGCAGCCTCCAAAG GGTACCATAAATATCTTTGATTCTGGTCGTATAACTGAGCTGGAAAAGCAAATGGCCTTCGTGTCTGACAGATGCCATCACCATGATGAAGAATATAGCAAAGTGATGCTTCTAGTCCAGAACCTTCAAGATCAAGTTGCCCAGATGAGTGACAGAAGTGAAATATTGACACTAATAAAAAATGTAATGAGTCAGCATCTCAAAGAcatgaaagaggaggaaaag ACTGACTTCCTGGCTTTACATCAAGAACATGAGGTGCGCATCAGGACACTCGGAGACCTTCTTGGAAAACTCTCTGCTAAATCTGAG GACATCCAGAAGGAGCTTGATATAGCCAAAGCAAAAACGATGCG AGATGGTGATGAACATAATCACCTTTTATCCAAAGTTAAAAAGCTAGAACTAGAGTTGTCTCAGATGAAATCAGAGCTGTTAAATTGGCAAAGTGTGAAGGCAAGCTGCGACAAAATAGATGTCATTCATGAAAAA GTAGATGCCCAGGTCAAAGAATCCATCAAGCTAATGTTTTTTGGTGATCGACAAGAAGACTTTCCTGAATCACTTCTCCAATGGCTTGCATCCAATTTTGTGAGCAAAAGTGATTTGCAGACTTTGCTGCGAGATCTAGAGTTGCAGATCCTCAAGAATATTACTCTCCATATGTCTTCTACAAACCAAAAACTAACGTCTGAAGTAGTAACAAATGCTGTGAATAATGTAGGGGTTTCTGGAATCACGGAAGCG CAAGCTCGGATTATTGTAAACAATGCATTGAAGCTCTATTCTCAAGACAAGACTGGCATGGTGGATTTTGCCTTAGAATCTGGAG gtggcaGCATTCTGAGTACTCGCTGCTCTGAAACCTATGAGACTAAAACTGCATTAATTAGCCTCTTTGGAATTCCTCTGTGGTACTTCTCCCAGTCTCCCAGAGTGGTGATTCAG CCGGACATGTATCCAGGAAACTGCTGGGCTTTCAAAGGATCACAGGGGTATCTTGTAGTTAGACTTTCAATGAAGATCTACCCAACTGCCTTTACTGTGGAACATATACCAAAAACACTTTCGCCAACAGGAAATATCACCAGTGCTCCTAAGAACTTTTCAGTATAT GGTCTAGATGATGAATATCAAGAAGAAGGTGTACTTCTTGGACATTACTTTTATGATCAAGGAGGAGAGCCACTGCAGATGTTTCCAGTAAAG gagaaaaatgaaaacttatTCCAAATAGTGGAACTGAGAATTGTTTCTAATTGGGGACATGCAGAATATACATGTCTTTATCGGTTCAGAGTGCATGGGAAACCAGCCGAATAA